A stretch of the Bacillus sp. FJAT-18017 genome encodes the following:
- a CDS encoding lmo0937 family membrane protein has product MLWTIVGLLVLFWIVGLLFDIAGGLIHLLLVAAVVVFLFNMFKNRANR; this is encoded by the coding sequence ATGCTCTGGACCATTGTAGGGCTGCTAGTACTCTTCTGGATCGTCGGATTACTATTCGACATCGCTGGCGGTTTAATTCATTTACTACTTGTAGCAGCTGTTGTTGTGTTTTTATTCAATATGTTTAAAAACAGGGCAAACCGGTGA
- a CDS encoding MFS transporter has translation MNQGVRQLVLQTASLIGGFMVWVIIASLMPFIEVDLNITTTQTAWVIALPVFLGSLFRLPAGYLTGRFGARILFSVSFFILIVPILLVQYSNSVLPLLAAGLFLGFGGAVFSVGTTSLPKYFPDTKHGMVNGIYAVGTIGTALTAFIAPVLASKIGWRDTVEIYLYLVLFLALLNFLLGDKYEKTEEEPLRDQFFKVYKNKRLWLLSFFYFITFGVFLTFTMYLPIFMVRNFSLLEIDAGFRTALFIFTSIVSRVVGGWLADKFNPWHILMISFLGLMLSGVLLSLTPSLPIFSFGCLVVAICSGLGSGAIFKLVPHHFYKQPGIVNGVVTAIGGLGATFPPIVVGAMYQYTHQYTFGFMVLSQFALAALIFVLWTISHEKQRVSEEIISLTNEGITLTDPHGIILKINPAFTRITGYTIEEVHGKTPSVLQSGEHDIEFYKRMWEDLKIKGHWEGLIWNKRKYGDIYQEYLIIRAIKDENGKTKNYVGMFRETD, from the coding sequence ATGAATCAGGGAGTAAGGCAATTAGTTTTGCAAACAGCTAGCCTCATCGGCGGATTTATGGTGTGGGTGATTATTGCCTCATTAATGCCCTTTATTGAGGTTGATTTAAACATAACTACAACTCAAACAGCTTGGGTTATCGCCCTCCCTGTTTTTCTTGGGTCTCTATTCAGGTTGCCAGCCGGATATTTAACAGGGAGATTTGGGGCAAGAATATTGTTTAGTGTCAGTTTCTTCATATTGATTGTTCCTATATTGCTCGTCCAATATTCCAATTCAGTGCTTCCCCTGCTCGCCGCTGGCTTGTTTCTAGGTTTCGGAGGAGCGGTTTTCTCAGTGGGAACAACATCCTTGCCAAAGTATTTTCCGGATACAAAGCATGGAATGGTCAATGGAATTTATGCAGTCGGCACCATCGGTACTGCTTTGACTGCCTTTATCGCACCAGTTCTTGCTTCGAAAATTGGCTGGAGAGATACGGTAGAAATTTATCTTTATTTAGTACTATTTTTAGCATTGCTAAACTTCCTCTTGGGTGACAAATATGAAAAGACTGAAGAGGAACCTTTAAGAGACCAATTTTTTAAAGTATACAAGAATAAAAGGCTCTGGCTGCTTAGCTTTTTTTACTTCATCACCTTTGGCGTATTTCTAACCTTCACTATGTACTTGCCAATCTTCATGGTTAGGAACTTTAGCTTGCTTGAGATAGATGCAGGTTTTAGGACTGCTTTGTTTATATTCACCAGTATTGTATCCCGTGTTGTCGGAGGCTGGCTCGCTGATAAGTTCAATCCCTGGCATATCCTAATGATTAGTTTCTTAGGTCTAATGCTTTCAGGCGTCCTTTTATCCTTAACTCCATCCCTGCCGATTTTTTCTTTTGGCTGTTTAGTCGTAGCGATTTGTTCAGGATTGGGAAGTGGAGCAATATTCAAGCTGGTGCCGCATCATTTTTATAAACAGCCAGGTATTGTAAATGGCGTTGTTACAGCAATTGGCGGTCTTGGAGCTACATTTCCTCCAATTGTTGTTGGTGCGATGTATCAGTATACACACCAATATACGTTCGGTTTTATGGTATTGTCACAGTTTGCACTTGCTGCACTAATATTTGTTTTGTGGACAATCAGTCATGAAAAGCAGCGCGTTTCTGAAGAGATTATTTCCCTTACGAATGAAGGGATTACATTAACAGATCCGCATGGAATCATCCTAAAAATCAATCCCGCTTTCACAAGGATTACCGGATACACTATTGAGGAGGTACATGGAAAAACCCCAAGCGTCCTTCAGTCTGGTGAACATGATATTGAATTTTACAAAAGAATGTGGGAAGACCTCAAAATTAAAGGTCATTGGGAAGGGCTTATTTGGAACAAGCGAAAATATGGTGACATTTATCAGGAATATTTGATCATTAGGGCAATTAAGGATGAAAACGGAAAAACAAAAAATTATGTAGGTATGTTTAGGGAGACAGATTAA
- a CDS encoding potassium channel family protein, translating to MINQYAVIGLGRFGMGLAESLVEAGQEVMGVDTNAERVEDAQVLLTHAVIADSTDPDALKSIGIRNFDTVVVAIGNDIQASILSVLLLKEEGVKKVIAKAINKPHGQVLEKVGADWVIFPERDMGERVAHMLLSPNVLNFIELSKDYSVEEMKIPGSMTHKTLRDLDLRARFNLSVIAIRHGKKINISPSPDEAILEGDVLVVIGEKKDLERFGNLT from the coding sequence GTGATTAATCAGTACGCTGTAATTGGCTTAGGCAGGTTTGGCATGGGGCTTGCGGAAAGTTTAGTTGAAGCAGGACAAGAAGTGATGGGTGTTGATACAAATGCAGAACGGGTTGAGGACGCCCAGGTTTTACTCACTCATGCGGTTATTGCTGATTCCACTGACCCGGACGCACTTAAATCAATTGGGATCCGGAACTTCGATACTGTTGTTGTAGCAATCGGAAATGATATTCAGGCGAGTATCCTTAGTGTTCTTCTTTTAAAAGAAGAAGGAGTAAAAAAGGTTATTGCTAAGGCGATCAATAAGCCACACGGGCAGGTGCTGGAAAAGGTTGGGGCGGACTGGGTGATATTCCCTGAACGTGATATGGGGGAACGGGTAGCCCATATGCTGCTTTCCCCTAATGTGTTGAACTTTATCGAATTATCCAAGGATTATAGTGTCGAGGAAATGAAAATCCCTGGTTCAATGACCCATAAAACATTGAGGGACCTGGACCTCCGCGCAAGATTTAATCTAAGTGTCATTGCAATCAGACATGGAAAGAAAATAAATATATCACCTTCTCCTGATGAAGCCATCCTGGAAGGTGATGTCCTTGTCGTAATCGGTGAAAAAAAGGATCTTGAACGATTTGGAAATCTAACTTAA
- the ltaE gene encoding low-specificity L-threonine aldolase, whose product MIDLRSDTVTKPTEEMRLASYRAEVGDDVYGEDPTVKKLEETAAEMLGKEEALFVTSGTQGNQLAILVHCKPGQEILLEEDSHIFYYEAATASALAGVQTRTIKGSFGAMDPALVDAAIREDDIHFPETGLICLENTHNRAGGSVLSLEHMEAIHTVGKTNLVPVHIDGARLFNAAVALGVPISDLARHSDTLQVCLSKGLGAPVGSLLAGSSEFIRKARKWRKRLGGGMRQAGVIAAPGLIALTQMVDRLAEDHENAKVLAEGIMNIAGLRIANNVKTNIVVTDVSQTGLGEKAFVEKLKEQGILTGSVGTGLIRIVTNYDVSKDDIQSALTAIQAVVRAK is encoded by the coding sequence GTGATTGATTTAAGAAGCGATACTGTAACAAAACCGACAGAAGAAATGAGGCTTGCTTCCTATAGGGCAGAGGTAGGGGATGATGTGTACGGTGAAGACCCGACTGTTAAAAAACTTGAGGAAACAGCGGCGGAAATGCTTGGCAAGGAAGAAGCCCTGTTTGTGACAAGCGGGACGCAAGGAAATCAGCTGGCAATTTTAGTCCATTGCAAACCAGGGCAAGAAATCCTCCTTGAGGAGGATTCACATATTTTTTATTATGAGGCGGCTACTGCATCCGCACTTGCTGGAGTGCAAACTAGAACGATTAAGGGGAGCTTTGGCGCAATGGATCCGGCTCTTGTCGATGCAGCCATCAGGGAGGACGATATTCACTTTCCAGAGACAGGCTTGATTTGCCTCGAGAATACGCACAACAGAGCAGGAGGATCAGTCCTTTCTTTAGAACATATGGAAGCCATACATACTGTTGGAAAAACAAACCTGGTACCGGTACATATTGATGGAGCAAGGCTCTTTAATGCGGCAGTGGCACTTGGCGTTCCTATTTCGGATCTTGCCCGCCATTCCGATACATTACAAGTGTGCTTGTCCAAAGGCCTCGGCGCGCCGGTAGGGTCTTTGCTGGCTGGAAGCAGCGAGTTTATTAGAAAGGCCAGGAAGTGGCGTAAACGCCTTGGGGGAGGTATGCGCCAGGCGGGAGTCATTGCGGCGCCTGGGTTGATTGCCCTAACACAAATGGTCGATCGACTGGCGGAGGACCATGAAAATGCCAAAGTTCTTGCTGAGGGGATAATGAATATTGCCGGGCTGCGCATTGCCAATAATGTTAAAACCAATATTGTTGTGACCGATGTCAGCCAAACAGGTTTGGGCGAAAAGGCGTTTGTAGAGAAACTTAAAGAACAAGGGATCCTTACTGGGTCGGTAGGCACAGGACTAATCAGGATTGTTACGAATTATGATGTGAGCAAGGACGATATCCAGTCAGCATTGACCGCAATCCAAGCAGTTGTTCGAGCAAAATAA
- a CDS encoding erythromycin esterase family protein: MKIPLKESIEKWAHPFENIEGLNSLIDKMGEARIVLLGEASHGTSEFYTLRAEITKRLIQEKGFSFIAVEGDWPSCHTVNSYIKSQTDNRSPEEVLKAFHRWPTWMWANKEIVSLLEWLKQHNMNLEEGKKAGFYGLDVYSLWESMDEVVSYLKKINSPELPAAIKAFSCFEPFNRNNETYAISAGYLSEGCSNEVVDLLSRIRKSVETDPNDSEAALSLEVNALVAANAEQYYRLMVLSDSESWNTRDMHMVEALNAILKFHGPDARAIIWEHNTHVGDARATDMREAGMINVGQIVREQNRQKDVFITGFGTHRGTVIAGEAWGSSYEEMDVPPAQAFSWEDALHQAGDYNKWLLFTEENRNLFSERMGHRAIGVVYNPEYEHYGNYVPSVISERYDAFIYVDQSFALKPLDIFKGPETLS; encoded by the coding sequence ATGAAAATACCCTTAAAGGAATCAATCGAGAAGTGGGCCCACCCTTTTGAAAATATAGAAGGCCTGAATTCTCTTATTGATAAAATGGGAGAGGCCCGGATTGTGCTCCTTGGCGAAGCTTCACACGGAACGTCAGAATTTTATACACTTCGGGCGGAAATCACAAAGAGGCTGATACAGGAGAAAGGATTTTCATTTATTGCTGTTGAAGGAGACTGGCCATCTTGCCACACCGTAAATTCCTATATAAAATCTCAAACCGACAATAGAAGCCCTGAAGAAGTTTTAAAAGCATTTCACAGATGGCCGACCTGGATGTGGGCCAACAAAGAAATCGTATCGTTGCTCGAATGGTTGAAACAGCATAATATGAATCTGGAGGAAGGAAAGAAAGCAGGATTTTACGGGCTAGATGTATACAGTTTGTGGGAATCAATGGATGAAGTAGTCTCGTACCTTAAAAAAATTAACTCTCCAGAGCTGCCGGCTGCCATAAAGGCATTCTCCTGCTTCGAACCTTTTAACCGGAACAATGAAACGTACGCAATCTCCGCTGGTTATCTGTCGGAAGGATGCTCAAATGAAGTTGTTGACTTATTGTCGAGAATCCGTAAGTCAGTTGAAACAGACCCAAATGATTCGGAAGCAGCTCTAAGCCTTGAAGTTAACGCGCTTGTCGCTGCCAATGCCGAACAATATTATCGATTAATGGTTTTAAGCGATTCTGAATCCTGGAATACACGAGATATGCATATGGTCGAAGCTTTGAATGCGATTTTGAAATTTCATGGTCCCGACGCCCGCGCGATAATATGGGAGCATAATACTCATGTTGGGGATGCAAGGGCCACCGATATGAGGGAAGCCGGTATGATCAATGTGGGCCAGATCGTCAGGGAACAAAATCGACAGAAGGATGTATTCATCACCGGATTTGGCACCCACCGCGGGACCGTCATCGCAGGGGAAGCCTGGGGCTCATCTTATGAAGAAATGGACGTGCCACCCGCACAGGCTTTCAGTTGGGAAGATGCCTTGCACCAGGCTGGCGACTATAATAAATGGCTTTTATTTACCGAGGAGAACCGTAACCTGTTTTCCGAGCGTATGGGCCATCGCGCAATTGGAGTTGTCTACAATCCCGAGTACGAGCATTATGGTAATTATGTTCCTTCGGTTATTTCCGAAAGATATGATGCTTTTATATATGTTGATCAATCCTTTGCCCTAAAACCGTTGGACATATTTAAAGGTCCTGAGACCCTTTCTTAA
- a CDS encoding sigma-G-dependent sporulation-specific acid-soluble spore protein CsgA, which yields MDQSLQYLREIVSNYTEGHGQGKRIYDLLEKNYSSEEEFVSSLSEKDIQFLNTILPEEINYARDEQDDTRAEHLNNVFEQLI from the coding sequence ATGGATCAATCACTGCAATACTTAAGGGAAATTGTTTCGAACTATACTGAAGGACATGGTCAAGGAAAGCGTATTTACGACTTGCTCGAAAAAAATTATTCATCGGAGGAAGAATTCGTAAGTTCTTTATCAGAAAAGGACATTCAATTCCTGAATACGATCCTGCCAGAGGAAATTAATTATGCCCGTGACGAACAGGATGATACCAGAGCTGAACACTTGAATAATGTTTTCGAACAGCTCATTTAG
- a CDS encoding D-glycero-alpha-D-manno-heptose-1,7-bisphosphate 7-phosphatase, with translation MKSAVFLDRDGVLNEVLTKRVKFVNTPKQLFLLEGAAAAVAELTKAGYPVFIVTNQGGIGLGFMTEQKLQKVHNHLIKLIKEKGGTISDIAYCPHKPHEGCICRKPNPGMLEDLAKKHNIDLQASVMVGDHERDIEAGKAAGCKTVFIGDGDTSADNSAPTLLSAVKPILELIGKE, from the coding sequence TTGAAAAGTGCAGTATTCCTGGACAGAGATGGTGTTTTAAACGAAGTCCTGACAAAACGAGTGAAATTTGTTAATACCCCAAAGCAATTATTCTTGCTCGAGGGTGCCGCGGCGGCTGTAGCTGAACTTACAAAAGCAGGCTATCCAGTCTTTATCGTAACTAATCAAGGAGGAATAGGCCTAGGGTTTATGACTGAGCAAAAATTGCAAAAGGTGCACAATCATTTAATTAAATTGATTAAAGAAAAGGGCGGAACTATTTCAGATATCGCTTATTGTCCTCATAAACCACACGAGGGTTGTATTTGCCGAAAACCAAACCCTGGGATGCTGGAAGATTTGGCGAAAAAACATAATATCGATCTGCAAGCTTCTGTTATGGTGGGAGATCACGAGCGGGACATCGAAGCCGGGAAGGCTGCTGGCTGTAAAACTGTATTCATTGGAGACGGTGATACTTCCGCGGACAACAGTGCACCCACACTCCTTTCCGCAGTCAAACCAATATTGGAGCTCATAGGAAAAGAGTAA
- a CDS encoding YitT family protein, translating into MTMRRFARKGGLVIAGGVIQGMGMGLFLFPHSIPSGGAGGLAVLLHYFLHLDMGLALWAVNFSMLVLAIKYLGNESTLWTMFAITITSASIYVSQKTIDIPFRNVWIDLVIGSLFLGAGVGLLLRQGVSNGGVGVLALIISNVKGILPGKPLFWINGCIFILTASIIAWEIIIQALISQWISARIVDVVFKIRLYSAYSLAFRKK; encoded by the coding sequence ATGACGATGCGCAGATTTGCTAGGAAGGGTGGATTGGTTATAGCGGGAGGCGTTATCCAGGGAATGGGTATGGGCCTTTTCTTGTTTCCACATAGCATTCCATCAGGGGGGGCAGGGGGACTAGCCGTTTTGCTGCATTATTTCCTTCATCTCGACATGGGCTTGGCACTATGGGCAGTAAACTTTTCCATGCTGGTTCTTGCGATTAAATACCTTGGAAACGAGAGTACTCTTTGGACAATGTTTGCCATTACGATTACATCTGCATCCATTTATGTTAGCCAAAAAACAATAGACATCCCATTTCGGAATGTCTGGATTGATTTAGTTATCGGATCACTTTTCCTAGGAGCAGGAGTCGGCCTACTATTAAGGCAGGGTGTATCGAATGGCGGAGTCGGTGTCCTGGCCCTAATTATTTCAAATGTAAAAGGGATTTTGCCAGGAAAGCCATTGTTTTGGATCAATGGCTGTATTTTTATCCTGACTGCGTCAATTATTGCGTGGGAGATCATCATTCAGGCTTTAATCAGCCAGTGGATTTCCGCCAGGATTGTCGATGTTGTCTTTAAAATAAGGCTTTATAGCGCATACTCCCTGGCTTTTCGAAAAAAGTAA